CTCGCGACCCGTCCAAAGTTGTTGTTGCTCGATGAGCCTATGGCCGGTATGGGCCCCGAAGATTCCGAACGCATGGTTAATCTCCTGCTCACCCTGAGGGGCAAAGCGACGGTGTTGCTGGTCGAGCACGATATGAGCGCGGTCTTCCGTTTGGCGGACACGATCTCCGCGCTGGTTTATGGACGCGTGATTGCGAGCGGTACACCGGCAGAGATAAAGGGCGACCCGGAAGTCAAGAAGGCCTATTTGGGGGAGGAAGTGGCATGAGTGCAATTCTGGAAGTCGCGGGAATGGAAAGCGGGTATGGGACTTGTCGGGTTCTGTTCGGCATTGATCTCAAGATCAACGACGGCGAAGTTTCCACCCTGCTGGGGCGCAATGGCATGGGCAAGACTACCAGTGTGCGGTCAATCCTGGGCCTGACACCGGTACGCACTGGGACCGTCCGTTTCCGCGGAGAGCAGATCCACCGCCTGTCACCCAATGCCATCGGTTCAAAAGGCATCGCAGTGGTGCCCGAAGGTCGGCAGATTTTCCCTAACCTGACTGTGAAGGAAAACCTGGTCGCGTTTGCCGCGAACCGAAACGGAACGCGTGAGCCCTGGACGCTCGAGAAGATTTATGCGTTCTTTCCACGCCTCCAGGAACGCGAGCGGAATATGGGCGTCGAGCTTTCCGGTGGCGAGCAGCAGATGCTAGCAATCGGTCGGGCGTTGATGACCAATCCGCATCTGCTGATCCTCGATGAGGCGACTGAGGGGCTGGCCCCGCTGATACGCGAGGAGATCTGGCAATGCCTGGCGACTTTGCGCCGAAGCGGACAAACCATTCTTGTCATCGATAAGTATGTCGAGCGCCTGATTGCTCTGGCCGATCGGCACACCATCATCG
The nucleotide sequence above comes from Polaromonas sp. JS666. Encoded proteins:
- a CDS encoding ABC transporter ATP-binding protein; the protein is MSAILEVAGMESGYGTCRVLFGIDLKINDGEVSTLLGRNGMGKTTSVRSILGLTPVRTGTVRFRGEQIHRLSPNAIGSKGIAVVPEGRQIFPNLTVKENLVAFAANRNGTREPWTLEKIYAFFPRLQERERNMGVELSGGEQQMLAIGRALMTNPHLLILDEATEGLAPLIREEIWQCLATLRRSGQTILVIDKYVERLIALADRHTIIERGKVAWEGTSAELGADKTIWERYLGV